From the genome of Bactrocera oleae isolate idBacOlea1 chromosome 2, idBacOlea1, whole genome shotgun sequence, one region includes:
- the LOC106623416 gene encoding uncharacterized protein, whose translation MEPIQDVKYIPHKSKAEDKSSVWYYFLVSACGGPTAQCKSCNKVLKTCFGSTKGLLTHLKYHKIELERKPGKPPQKKSAKIAPLKPKYEIINGKIAPPSPTRSNNSSMAFEGDISNLYERQIEFVDGYLMDNPFVHEDIDQNFEQKPPKMAKREDPYQRNRNLEDLRTRVEIQCMRAKTAYFKKQMENLDIERSVMLLKAKKLELEVEQLRKEAQEGTLRIGPK comes from the exons ATGG AACCTATTCAAGATGTGAAATATATTCCACATAAATCAAAGGCTGAGGATAAAAGTTCAGTGTGGTATTATTTTCTGGTTTCTGCTTGTGGAGGACCGACAGCACAGTGCAAAAGCTGCAATAAAGTATTAAAGACTTGTTTTGGTTCTACTAAAGGACTCTTAACACatttaaaa tacCACAAAATCGAGTTGGAAAGAAAGCCAGGCAAACCGCCCCAAAAg aaATCCGCCAAAATAGCTCCGCTTAAGCCAAAGTATGAAATAATTAATGGAAAAATAGCTCCTCCAAGCCCCACTCGAAGTAACAATTCCTCAATGGCTTTCGAGGGTGACATAAGTAACCTATACGAACGACAAATAGAG TTTGTCGATGGATATTTAATGGACAATCCATTTGTACATGAAGATATTgatcaaaattttgaacaaaagccGCCGAAGATGGCGAAACGTGAAGATCCTTATCAAAGAAACCGAAATTTAGAAGATCTTAGAACCCGCGTTGAAATTCAATGTATGCGAGCAAAAACAgcgtattttaaaaaacaaatggaAAATCTTGATATCGAACGATCCGTTATGTTATTAAAAGCGAAAAAGTTGGAGTTAGAAGTAGAACAATTACGGAAAGAAGCCCAAGAAGGTACATTGCGAATTGGGCCAAAATGA
- the ATP6AP2 gene encoding ATPase H(+)-transporting accessory protein 2, whose protein sequence is MLRICALLMFCFLAVNADGSFYVLNAPESLSFQRIPTVLPSEQVCDVIKAARGLGVSDTADFPGLVINDPFGLPQKAVLVDVIGLNEIPLSEENISYKIGGKSVSASLDDLKLTSAEDPSDCDINISNFEENELSNCVLKSDKEFVYVKIDLSNLKNVADKSKVISALTNELINLQRQIEGNSLSQSLLAVIVSHEDDKSSNLLRRRREAVTGSKTNTYNLAAYYDQNYPVIFNIILWFMVALGLSLLAVCYAIADMDPGRDSIIYRMTSTRMKKDN, encoded by the exons atgctgcGAATTTGTGCGTTGTTAATGTTCTGCTTTTTAGCAG TCAATGCCGATGGTAGTTTCTACGTGTTAAATGCACCAGAATCGCTATCCTTCCAACGCATTCCAACTGTTCTACCAAGTGAACAGGTGTGCGATGTTATCAAGGCAGCAAGAGGTTTGGGTGTATCAGACACTGCTGACTTTCCTGGTCTTGTGATCAATGATCCCTTTGGACTACCACAAAAGGCTGTCCTTGTAGATGTGATCGGTTTAAATGAAATTCCACTCAGCGAGGAGAATATTAGCTATAAAATTGGTGGTAAATCTGTCTCAGCCTCATTAGATGACCTGAAACTTACCTCGGCCGAAGATCCATCTGACTGTGACATTAACATCTCAAATTTTGAGGAAAAT GAATTGAGCAACTGCGTTTTAAAATCCGATAAGGAATTCGTTTACGTTAAAATCGACTTATCCAACTTGAAAAATGTTGCAGACAAATCAAAAGTAATTTCTGCGTTGACCAACGAACTTATAAATTTACAACGACAAATTGAAGGTAATTCATTGTCTCAATCATTACTGGCTGTTATTGTGAGCCACGAAGATGACAAAAGCAGTAACTTATTACGTAGACGACGTGAAGCAGTTACTGGTTCAAAAACT AACACATACAACCTTGCTGCCTACTATGACCAAAACTACccagtaattttcaacataattcTATGGTTCATGGTTGCTTTGGGCCTCTCATTATTGGCCGTTTGCTACGCAATTGCCGATATGGATCCCGGCAGAGATTCGATTATTTACAGAATGACATCGACAAGAATGAAGAAAGataactaa
- the LOC106623413 gene encoding uncharacterized protein has translation MTKMSCSTEHLKYLKDLISSCFLPALKEDLDNMPISSEDFGSYRNVLEIQLPILYDLLQQNREWIFGREGQESYEVFANVVILLSEINAAPTIYRISNKNIQRNAYSILQEHTPINISDVEQIVFEYYQNKLKTHVWRKQLGSLHGFVRYLELQYSSKTLPRRWVNFCLSVGLTVRESHEPTCKRIGILIFALILKSGNFAYIQEQNIHGVIYDSAIKDLDFMDSVETAEDVWKCLHKCFNFYKELSSFNWCQLDDLMEIAITNVTMASDSSISLCYLQQVSKMEEYFAINQQEMETCWEAGLNIPSSIEHCRNVCATNNSFTMFRWAKRILTMFNVESYKLMQEKEMSQKFLLEMHKCYLVCILPIDLQIIGPHLISFLEKFTSVLMEVIIAHKLDFEIIQTVRTILETFKFQLQHSPFTHENEEFAKLNNALEKLLNHNIFVQSK, from the exons atgactAAAATGTCTTGTAGCACCGAACATTTAAAATATCTAAAGGATCTAATTTCATCATGCTTCCTTCCGGCTTTAAAGGAGGATTTGGATAATATGCCTATAAGTAGCGAAGACTTTGGTTCATACAGAAATGTTTTGGAAATACAATTACCGATCCTTTACGACCTGTTGCAACAAAACCGGGAATGGATTTTTGGTAGAGAAGGTCAAGAATCCTATGAG gtatttgCGAATGTGGTCATCTTATTGTCCGAGATTAATGCTGCGCCAACAATTTAtcgaatatcaaataaaaatattcaaaggaATGCATATAGTATCCTACAAGAACATACTCCTATAAATATATCAGATGTGGAACAAATTGTGTTTGAATATTACCAAAACAAACTTAAAACGCATGTATGGAGAAAACAGTTGGGTTCCTTGCATGGATTCGTGAGATATTTAGAG TTGCAATACTCAAGTAAAACGCTTCCTAGACGATGGGTTAATTTCTGTTTATCCGTGGGTCTAACTGTACGCGAAAGCCACGAGCCTACCTGTAAACGAATTGGTATATTAATATTTGCATTGATATTGAAAAGTGGT AATTTCGCATATATTCAAGAACAAAATATACACGGTGTTATATACGATTCAGCAATCAAAGATCTCGATTTTATGGACTCCGTAGAGACAGCAGAAGATGTTTGGAAATGTTTACATAAATGTTTTAACTTCTATAAAGAGTTAAGCAGTTtcaat TGGTGCCAACTTGATGATCTAATGGAAATAGCTATTACAAATGTAACAATGGCCTCCGATAGTTCGATATCACTGTGTTATTTACAACAAGTCTCTAAAATGGAGGAGTATTTCGCAATAAATCAACAGGAAATGGAAACTTGTTGGGAAGCTGGTCTAAATATTCCTTCATCGATAGAGCATTGTCGAAATGTTTGTGCAACCAATAATTCCTTTACAATGTTTCGATGGGCGAAAAGAATTCTAACTATGTTTAACGTGGAGTCATATAAATTAATGCAGGAGAAAGAAATGTCGCAAAAATTCTTACTG GAAATGCACAAATGTTACTTGGTTTGCATTTTGCCAATTGACTTACAAATAATCGGTCCACATTTAATATCATTTCTCGAAAAGTTTACGTCTGTGTTGATGGAAGTTATAATCGCTCATAAGTTGGATTTTGAAATCATTCAG actGTTCGTACGATTTTGGAGACTTTCAAATTCCAACTTCAACATTCCCCATTCACGCATGAAAATGAAGAATTTGCCAAACTTAACAACGCACTTGAAAAACTACTGAACCACAATATCTTTGTACAAAGTAAATAG
- the LOC106623420 gene encoding myosin-9 has translation MAHNTDCTNDLDKFQREDHDACSANVSTSNPSLYDKSQSLVDIANNTFKELCRTLENEQSKLMELEERRKKLQEEMQRLKQEIEEEKHTYRLNLVESLTENAEAMSAKSMETDEDSGSEIQNKLYTCYEADETVNATEASPASYSADEDDNKHPNEIARNIQKKLQSVVAECVIEQCNYDEPALETEILENQST, from the exons ATGGCACATAATACGGATTGCACCAATGACTTGGATAAGTTCCAAAGGGAGGACCATGATGCCTGCTCAGCAAATGTGTCAACATCAAATCCGTCGCTCTACGACAAATCACAATCGCTGGTAGATATagcgaataatacgtttaaagaaCTTTGTCGTACTCTAGAGAACgaacaatcaaaattaatgGAATTAGAAGAACGTCGCAAAAAACTCCAAGAAGAAATGCAACGTCTCAAACAAGAAATTGAGGAAGAGAAACATACATACCGCCTTAACTTGGTGGAATCTTTAACAGAGAATGCGGAGGCAATGAGCGCGAAGAGTATGGAAACGGACGAAG ATTCAGGCTCcgaaatacaaaacaaattgtATACGTGTTACGAAGCCGATGAAACAGTTAACGCTACAGAAGCATCACCTGCCAGCTACTCGGCAGATGAGGATGATAACAAGCATCCCAATGAGATTGCTCGCAATATCCAGAAAAAACTTCAGAGTGTAGTTGCAGAGTGCGTTATTGAACAATGCAATTATGATGAGCCAGCGCTTGAG acgGAAATTTTGGAAAACCAATCTACTTGA
- the LOC138855563 gene encoding mitochondrial dicarboxylate carrier-like, with protein sequence MRGQDDVETYWFAGAIANTTAQIITHPIDLVRMLVQSNTKKVSSRDIVKEILEKQGILGFTFSLRNATQRQIVYSIMRFGLYEMGKRAENSEYFFHKAVVAAESGLVAGFLCTPFEKMNVRMCTDIIKPPDKSRRYSSVFNGVISLYKKGGLYKVYRCAFISSVRGMLMSMGQLAVYDELREVFFKTERFKENWHSCFMASLIAGGVTTIIITPVEVVKLIFMDANRYQYRSSLDVMRMLVQDHGYRGFYRGIFVSFLRIVPSTLLTYLLYEWICLEFNLND encoded by the exons ATGCGTGGCCAGGACGATGTTGAAACTTATTGGTTTGCTGGTGCGATTGCCAATACTACTGCACAAATCATAACGCATCCAATTGATTTGGTACGAATGTTGGTTCAGTCAAATACTAAAAAAGTATCTTCACGTGATattgttaaagaaattttggaaaaacaag GAATTTTGGGTTTCACATTTAGCTTGCGAAATGCCACTCAAAGGCAAATTGTCTATTCAATAATGCGGTTCGGTCTCTACGAAATGGGAAAACGTGCAGAAAATTCGGAATATTTCTTTCATAAAGCCGTAGTAGCTGCAGAAAGCGGGCTGGTCGCGGGCTTTTTATGTACCCCTTTCGAGAAAATGAATGTGCGCATGTGTACAGATATCATAAAACCGCCGGATAAAAGCCGAAG GTATTCATCAGTTTTTAATGGAGTCATAAGTTTGTATAAAAAGGGTGGATTATATAAAGTGTACAGATGCGCCTTTATCTCCTCAGTTCGCGGAATGCTTATGTCTATGGGGCAGTTGGCGGTTTATGATGAg CTCAGAGAAGTATTTTTCAAGACGGAGCGATTTAAGGAAAACTGGCATTCGTGCTTCATGGCTTCACTGATAGCGGGTGGTGTCACCACAATTATAATAACACCCGTCGAAGTGGTTAAACTAATATTTATGGATGCAAACAGATATCAATATCGAAGTAGTTTGGATGTAATGCGTATGCTGGTACAAGACCACGGCTATAGGGGGTTTTATCGTGGAATATTTGTTTCATTTCTGCGCATTGTGCCGTCTACTTTGCTAACTTATTTACTTTATGAGTGGATATGCCTGGAATTCAATTTAAACGATTGA